One genomic region from Prochlorococcus marinus CUG1433 encodes:
- a CDS encoding D-alanyl-D-alanine carboxypeptidase, translated as MIKKIYSFFFIVFVLGSSSILIRYLIAKQKITFLNSIYFNFPGLITKNKKCPTYDALLNQTLDESFSVSIINNKGEIISSYNDEVLRLPASNQKLFSSAYVLSKYKLNNNLKTSLLKKNKNNYYLLGQGDPDLNYEHIIELVSNVKESKIINFNIVEIDSKLYWPIGWTNTDKLYEYGSPITSLAIESNHNNYEDIYALKNFIENYLKNKFPNSKVYINFFDSKKTFYLKDISEINKIYSTPIISLLTLINSESHNFTAESLFKNASNTWNNNEYIKLKKWLKNKGLPVTNTYFADASGLSRKNKITTKLVVLFLDKMRYSNDFKAYQSSLAIMGIRGTLAKRYVNSELSGKFFGKTGTLSNVFALSGFLYKNEKPIIVSIIQNSNNIDKEKAFKLLRDVYYLKSC; from the coding sequence GTGATAAAAAAAATTTATTCATTTTTCTTTATTGTTTTTGTATTAGGATCATCTTCTATATTAATAAGATATCTAATAGCAAAACAGAAAATAACTTTTTTAAATAGTATTTATTTTAATTTCCCTGGATTAATTACTAAAAATAAAAAATGTCCTACTTATGATGCTTTATTGAATCAAACACTTGATGAATCTTTTAGTGTATCGATTATTAATAATAAAGGGGAAATAATTAGTTCCTATAATGATGAAGTTCTAAGGTTGCCAGCATCAAATCAAAAATTATTCTCATCAGCTTATGTCTTAAGTAAATATAAATTAAATAATAATTTAAAAACTTCCTTATTAAAAAAAAATAAAAACAATTATTACTTGCTTGGTCAAGGTGATCCAGATTTAAATTATGAACATATAATCGAACTAGTTTCAAATGTTAAAGAAAGCAAAATTATTAACTTCAATATTGTAGAAATTGATTCAAAATTATATTGGCCAATTGGATGGACAAATACTGATAAACTTTACGAATATGGATCTCCAATTACATCTCTAGCAATAGAAAGTAATCACAATAACTATGAAGATATTTATGCATTAAAAAATTTTATTGAAAACTATTTAAAAAATAAATTTCCAAATTCAAAAGTATATATAAATTTTTTTGATTCAAAAAAGACATTTTATTTAAAAGATATTTCAGAGATAAATAAAATATATTCAACTCCAATTATTTCCTTATTAACTTTAATAAATTCTGAAAGCCATAATTTTACAGCTGAATCTCTCTTTAAAAACGCCTCAAATACATGGAACAATAATGAATATATAAAATTGAAAAAATGGCTTAAAAATAAAGGCCTACCAGTAACTAATACATACTTTGCAGATGCTAGTGGATTGTCTAGAAAAAATAAAATTACAACAAAGTTAGTTGTATTGTTTTTAGATAAAATGAGATATTCTAATGATTTTAAAGCTTATCAATCTTCACTTGCAATTATGGGAATAAGAGGAACATTAGCTAAAAGATATGTTAATAGTGAATTATCTGGAAAGTTTTTTGGAAAAACTGGGACTCTTTCAAATGTCTTTGCATTATCTGGCTTTTTGTATAAAAATGAAAAGCCAATAATTGTAAGCATCATACAAAATTCTAATAATATTGATAAGGAAAAAGCTTTTAAATTATTACGTGA
- a CDS encoding DUF1995 family protein: protein METNYRLPKDLNESLKNMEDAINQSLLDSNKRFTIEFNFEGLKFNRIGITIYKILSKNKNVFITFADQGAVALAQRDYPDIKDKIFTFKSFNQSNNINNIDSVMISIIPQPYDFDSFEPMSDNYHGTHYSLNPKFEDANIGIGSVIRERRKKFVKTWKNIYFLQPLNKAALMHIYPNNWLLFKEESKKYYFKKEFEIKPDNESIFVNL from the coding sequence ATGGAAACCAACTATAGACTACCTAAAGATTTAAATGAATCTCTTAAGAATATGGAGGATGCAATTAATCAAAGTTTATTAGATTCAAATAAAAGATTTACTATAGAATTTAATTTTGAAGGATTGAAGTTTAACAGAATTGGAATAACTATCTACAAGATATTATCTAAAAATAAAAATGTATTCATAACATTTGCTGATCAAGGTGCTGTTGCTTTGGCTCAAAGGGACTATCCAGATATCAAAGATAAAATCTTTACTTTTAAATCATTTAATCAATCAAATAATATAAATAATATTGATAGTGTAATGATATCGATAATACCTCAGCCATATGATTTCGATTCATTTGAACCAATGTCTGATAATTATCATGGAACGCATTATTCATTAAATCCAAAATTTGAAGATGCCAATATTGGAATAGGAAGCGTTATTAGAGAGAGACGTAAAAAATTCGTCAAAACATGGAAAAATATTTATTTTCTTCAGCCTTTAAATAAAGCTGCTCTTATGCATATTTATCCAAATAACTGGTTGCTTTTTAAAGAAGAAAGCAAAAAATATTATTTTAAAAAAGAATTTGAAATTAAACCGGATAATGAATCTATTTTTGTAAATTTATAG
- a CDS encoding aminotransferase class V-fold PLP-dependent enzyme — MENNFIYLDNASTTPLSENVLNIINSTYRNYWHNPSSTYELGIRCSTYLEKIRSKIAYIFEADPEDIIFTSGSSESTNIVFNSIYENFKNGRVVISNVEHQATTICANKLRKQKWDIYEWTVNNDGILNIANIHKILKNNTKLVSIIWGQSEIGTIQPVQFIGSKCEELNIMFHLDGTQILSNGIFSWKDLKCDFLSLSAHKFGGPKGIGILLTKEKSRQILKNKDISLTQEFSIRQGTQALPLIAGMYESLKNIKGKIKVYDYITEFPSNNINKLKNYFFQKITDNNHIKITGSINHRLPNHISFLLLNKLFAPIRAYKIINFMSKNKIAISSGSACSSSSGKPSSTLKNIGLKDDELYSNIRVSLGSINNKSEIDKFLELIQICIDKF, encoded by the coding sequence ATGGAAAATAATTTTATCTATTTAGATAATGCATCCACAACTCCATTATCTGAGAATGTTTTAAATATAATTAATTCAACTTATAGGAATTATTGGCATAACCCTTCATCTACATATGAGCTAGGGATAAGATGTTCCACATATCTTGAAAAAATTAGATCTAAAATTGCTTATATATTTGAAGCAGATCCAGAGGATATAATTTTTACATCTGGTTCTTCGGAATCAACAAATATTGTATTTAATAGTATTTATGAGAATTTTAAAAATGGTAGAGTTGTTATCTCAAATGTTGAACATCAAGCAACAACTATTTGTGCTAATAAACTAAGGAAACAAAAATGGGATATTTACGAATGGACGGTAAATAATGATGGAATTTTAAATATTGCTAATATCCATAAAATTTTAAAGAATAATACTAAGCTTGTATCAATTATTTGGGGACAAAGTGAAATTGGGACAATACAGCCTGTTCAATTTATAGGTTCCAAATGTGAAGAATTAAATATAATGTTTCATTTAGATGGAACTCAAATATTAAGTAATGGAATATTCAGTTGGAAAGATCTTAAATGTGATTTTTTAAGTTTATCTGCTCATAAATTTGGAGGGCCAAAAGGTATCGGTATCCTTTTAACAAAAGAAAAGTCTAGACAAATTTTAAAAAATAAAGACATATCACTTACTCAGGAATTTTCAATTAGACAAGGTACACAAGCTTTGCCATTAATCGCTGGAATGTATGAATCATTAAAGAATATTAAAGGAAAAATAAAAGTATATGATTACATAACTGAATTTCCATCTAATAATATTAATAAACTTAAAAATTATTTTTTTCAAAAAATTACTGATAATAATCATATAAAGATTACTGGAAGTATTAACCATAGGCTTCCCAATCATATTTCGTTTCTACTATTAAATAAACTTTTTGCGCCAATAAGGGCATATAAGATTATTAATTTCATGTCAAAAAATAAAATAGCAATAAGTAGTGGAAGTGCTTGTTCAAGCTCATCTGGGAAACCTAGCTCAACACTTAAAAATATTGGTTTAAAAGATGATGAACTATATTCAAATATTCGTGTTAGTTTAGGTTCAATAAACAATAAGTCAGAAATAGATAAATTTTTAGAACTTATTCAAATATGTATTGACAAATTTTAA
- a CDS encoding diaminopimelate epimerase, with amino-acid sequence MKNITFEKYQGNGNDFVVIDCRGNDLYKNYKTNKIFDIQQICNRQFGIGADGVIFIEEPNQDNYAKMIIFNSDGSEAQMCGNGIRCLVEYLHLNDSMNNKNIEYKIETKAGLKIAKYINDEITVKMGVPILESHNIPTTIEKKINSIPSHKFIEKNFNTMGYAVGMGNPHLIFFLKDIDSIVLSRLGPLFEKNELFPEKTNVHFCQILNRDNIKVKVWERGAGPTLACGTGACAIHVAAYKLGLCNSQTIVNLPGGNLKIDWSKDDCEVMMTGNATKVFSGSMLVN; translated from the coding sequence ATGAAAAATATAACTTTTGAAAAATATCAAGGTAACGGAAATGATTTCGTAGTAATTGATTGTAGAGGAAATGATTTATATAAAAATTACAAGACAAATAAAATATTTGATATACAACAAATTTGCAATAGGCAATTTGGTATTGGAGCAGATGGTGTGATTTTTATAGAAGAACCTAATCAAGATAATTATGCAAAAATGATAATTTTTAATTCTGATGGTTCTGAAGCACAAATGTGTGGAAACGGAATTAGGTGTTTAGTTGAGTATCTCCACTTGAATGATTCAATGAATAATAAAAATATAGAATATAAAATTGAGACTAAAGCAGGTTTAAAAATTGCAAAATATATAAATGATGAAATTACAGTAAAAATGGGAGTTCCAATTTTAGAAAGTCATAATATTCCAACAACCATTGAAAAAAAAATCAATTCAATTCCTTCACACAAATTTATTGAAAAAAATTTCAATACTATGGGTTATGCCGTAGGGATGGGGAATCCTCATTTAATATTCTTTCTAAAAGACATAGATTCAATTGTTCTTTCCAGACTTGGTCCTTTATTTGAAAAAAATGAATTATTCCCTGAAAAAACTAATGTTCATTTTTGTCAAATCTTAAATAGAGATAATATCAAAGTAAAAGTATGGGAAAGAGGTGCAGGACCAACCTTGGCCTGCGGAACAGGTGCCTGTGCTATCCATGTAGCAGCTTACAAGCTAGGTCTTTGTAATTCTCAAACCATAGTAAATTTGCCAGGAGGTAATCTTAAAATTGATTGGTCAAAAGACGATTGTGAAGTCATGATGACCGGTAATGCTACAAAGGTTTTCTCAGGCTCAATGTTAGTAAATTAA
- a CDS encoding leucine--tRNA ligase gives MISPDKQYETDTNLYNPSEIEKKWQSIWTDNNLYKTDELTENSDKFYALSMFPYPSGNLHMGHVRNYVITDLIARFQRFKGKSVLHPMGWDAFGLPAENAAIERGISPSVWTKKNISHMKSQLKLLGLSVDWDREFATCDENYYVWTQYLFLELYKAGLVYQKESEVNWDPIDNTVLANEQVDSEGKSWRSGALVEKKLLKQWFLRITNYADELLKDLEKLDNWPERVKIMQDNWIGKSIGTNINFNININPEEKITVFTTRPDTLFGVTYLAISVNHSLIKNISDKETIQDIENLKQYLKNNKNNDLEKIGIKTRFLAINPVNSEPIPIWVASYVLDEYGTGAVMGVPAHDLRDFEFAKKNNIDIKKVISKDKSEQTIELDEAYVENGYLINSNQYDGLENTIAKLKISEEGVNIGWAENKIQYRLRDWLISRQRYWGCPIPIVNCKKCGSVPLKQSDLPVSLPKDIDISANKINALGDNNNWINTTCPKCGIAAKKETDTMDTFMCSSWYFLRYPSSKCSNKPFEKIEINKWLPVDQYVGGVEHAILHLLYARFFTKALRDNELFEIDEPFKKLLTQGMVQAAAYKNNKTGKYVSPSDITDLSNPTDPMDNTKLEVLFEKMSKSKYNGIDPESVIKKYGADTARMFILFKAPPEKDLEWGDTDVEGQFRFLSRIWKLYINCAKDINSKSKSCPDKEKSLIKSMNIAIKEISNDILNNQFNTAISELMKFYNSLSNSINDVNNNLRIEALKTFCILLAPFAPHIAEEIWHLIGFKKSVHLEHWPSFNAEALKEDSYELVIQVNGKVRDKVNINNDMNEDQIKELTLKRPNILKWTQDKEIRKIIIVKGKIINIVV, from the coding sequence GTGATTTCTCCCGATAAACAATATGAGACTGATACCAATTTATATAATCCATCTGAAATAGAAAAAAAATGGCAGTCAATATGGACAGATAACAATTTATACAAAACTGATGAATTAACTGAGAATAGCGATAAATTTTATGCCTTATCAATGTTTCCCTACCCCTCGGGTAATCTTCATATGGGACATGTTAGAAATTATGTTATTACAGACTTAATAGCTCGGTTCCAAAGGTTTAAGGGCAAATCTGTATTACATCCAATGGGTTGGGACGCTTTTGGTTTGCCTGCTGAGAATGCAGCGATTGAAAGAGGTATTAGTCCAAGTGTGTGGACTAAAAAAAATATTTCTCATATGAAGTCACAATTAAAGCTTTTGGGACTATCAGTTGATTGGGATAGAGAATTTGCAACTTGTGATGAAAATTACTATGTTTGGACACAATATCTATTTTTAGAGTTATACAAGGCAGGTCTTGTATATCAAAAGGAATCAGAAGTTAATTGGGATCCGATAGATAATACAGTCTTAGCGAATGAACAAGTTGACTCAGAGGGTAAATCTTGGAGATCTGGGGCACTAGTTGAAAAAAAATTATTAAAGCAGTGGTTTTTAAGGATTACTAATTATGCGGATGAGTTATTGAAGGATTTAGAAAAATTAGATAATTGGCCAGAAAGAGTAAAAATAATGCAAGATAATTGGATTGGAAAGTCAATTGGTACAAATATTAATTTCAATATCAATATCAATCCAGAAGAGAAAATAACTGTATTTACGACAAGACCAGATACTTTATTTGGAGTTACTTATTTAGCAATTTCTGTTAATCATTCATTAATTAAAAATATTTCTGATAAAGAAACAATACAAGATATAGAAAATCTTAAACAATATTTGAAAAATAATAAAAATAATGATCTTGAAAAAATTGGAATAAAAACTAGATTTTTAGCAATAAATCCAGTTAATTCTGAACCTATTCCTATTTGGGTGGCAAGTTATGTTCTTGATGAATATGGTACAGGCGCTGTTATGGGCGTGCCAGCTCATGATCTAAGAGATTTTGAATTTGCTAAGAAAAATAATATTGATATTAAAAAGGTAATATCAAAGGATAAAAGTGAACAAACTATAGAACTTGATGAAGCTTATGTAGAAAATGGATATCTTATTAATTCAAATCAATACGATGGTTTAGAAAATACTATTGCTAAATTAAAAATTTCAGAGGAGGGAGTAAATATTGGATGGGCTGAAAATAAGATTCAATATCGTTTAAGAGATTGGTTAATATCTAGACAAAGATATTGGGGATGTCCTATTCCCATCGTTAATTGCAAAAAATGTGGATCTGTTCCTTTAAAACAATCAGATTTACCTGTTTCATTACCAAAAGATATAGATATCTCGGCTAACAAGATTAATGCTTTAGGTGATAATAATAATTGGATAAATACAACATGTCCAAAATGTGGAATAGCGGCAAAAAAAGAAACTGATACTATGGACACTTTTATGTGTTCATCATGGTATTTTTTAAGATATCCATCTTCAAAATGTTCTAATAAGCCATTTGAAAAGATTGAAATTAATAAGTGGTTGCCTGTAGATCAATATGTTGGAGGAGTAGAGCATGCAATATTGCATTTGTTATATGCAAGATTTTTCACTAAAGCTTTGCGGGATAATGAACTATTTGAAATTGATGAACCATTTAAAAAACTTTTAACGCAAGGAATGGTTCAAGCGGCAGCCTATAAAAACAATAAAACGGGTAAATATGTTTCTCCTTCCGATATTACTGATCTATCAAATCCTACAGATCCAATGGACAATACCAAACTTGAAGTTCTTTTCGAGAAGATGTCTAAGTCAAAATATAATGGAATAGACCCTGAATCAGTAATTAAAAAATATGGAGCAGATACAGCAAGAATGTTTATATTATTTAAAGCGCCGCCAGAAAAAGATTTGGAATGGGGAGATACAGATGTTGAAGGACAATTTAGATTTTTAAGCAGGATTTGGAAGCTTTATATAAATTGTGCAAAAGATATAAATAGTAAATCTAAATCTTGTCCAGATAAAGAAAAAAGTTTAATAAAGTCAATGAATATAGCTATAAAAGAAATTTCAAATGACATATTAAATAACCAATTTAATACTGCGATCTCAGAACTAATGAAGTTTTATAATTCTTTATCAAATTCCATTAATGATGTAAACAATAATTTAAGAATTGAGGCTTTAAAAACATTTTGTATTTTGTTGGCTCCATTTGCCCCTCATATTGCAGAAGAAATATGGCATCTTATAGGATTCAAAAAATCTGTGCATTTAGAACACTGGCCCTCATTTAATGCAGAGGCACTAAAGGAAGATTCATATGAACTGGTAATACAAGTGAATGGAAAAGTTAGAGACAAAGTAAATATTAATAATGATATGAATGAAGATCAAATTAAAGAATTGACTCTTAAAAGACCTAATATATTAAAATGGACTCAAGATAAGGAAATAAGAAAAATAATTATTGTTAAGGGAAAAATTATTAATATTGTTGTTTAA